In Micromonospora purpureochromogenes, a single window of DNA contains:
- a CDS encoding serine hydroxymethyltransferase: protein MENASNTFWGPDFQQLSTVDPEIAGVVLGELERLRGGLQLIASENLTSPAVLAALGSTLTNKYAEGYPGRRYYGGCGEVDRAEEIGIARAKELFDAEHANLQPHSGASANLAAYAALVQPGDTVLAMDLPHGGHLTHGSRVNFSGKWFHPVGYTVRPDTELIDYDEVRDLALAHRPKLIICGATAYPRLIDFARFREIADEVGAYLMVDAAHFIGLVAGRAIPSPVPYADVVCFTTHKVLRGPRGGMILCRESLAARIDKAVFPFTQGGPLMHAVAAKAVALREAAQPEFRAYAGQVVQNAQALAAGLAAEGMRPVSGGTDTHLALIDLRETGVTGAEAEARCDAATITLNKNAIPYDPQKPMVASGIRVGTPSVTTQGMGVPEMRQVASLIARAVRTDPAAPGGADSLAGIAGEVAELAAAFPAYPRG from the coding sequence GTGGAGAACGCGAGCAACACCTTCTGGGGGCCGGACTTCCAGCAGCTCAGTACCGTCGACCCGGAGATCGCCGGGGTGGTGCTGGGGGAACTGGAACGGCTCCGCGGCGGCCTGCAACTGATCGCCAGCGAGAACCTCACCTCCCCGGCGGTGCTCGCGGCGCTCGGCTCGACGCTGACCAACAAGTACGCCGAGGGCTACCCGGGCCGGCGCTACTACGGCGGCTGCGGCGAGGTCGACCGGGCCGAGGAGATCGGCATCGCCCGGGCCAAGGAGCTCTTCGACGCCGAGCACGCCAACCTCCAGCCGCACTCCGGGGCCAGCGCCAACCTCGCCGCGTACGCCGCCCTGGTGCAGCCCGGCGACACGGTGCTGGCGATGGACCTGCCGCACGGCGGGCACCTCACCCACGGCAGCCGGGTGAACTTCTCCGGCAAGTGGTTCCATCCCGTCGGCTACACGGTCCGGCCGGACACCGAGCTGATCGACTACGACGAGGTCCGCGACCTCGCCCTGGCGCACCGGCCCAAACTGATCATCTGTGGCGCGACCGCCTATCCCCGGCTGATCGACTTCGCCCGGTTCCGGGAGATCGCGGACGAGGTCGGCGCGTACCTGATGGTGGACGCCGCGCACTTCATCGGGTTGGTCGCCGGCCGGGCCATCCCGTCGCCGGTGCCGTACGCCGACGTCGTCTGCTTCACCACCCACAAGGTGCTGCGCGGCCCGCGCGGCGGCATGATCCTCTGCCGGGAGTCACTGGCCGCCCGGATCGACAAGGCGGTCTTCCCGTTCACCCAGGGCGGCCCGCTGATGCACGCCGTCGCGGCCAAGGCGGTCGCGCTGCGCGAGGCCGCACAGCCCGAGTTCCGGGCGTACGCCGGGCAGGTGGTGCAGAACGCCCAGGCGCTCGCCGCCGGGCTGGCCGCCGAGGGGATGCGCCCGGTCTCCGGCGGCACCGACACCCACCTGGCCCTGATCGACCTGCGCGAGACCGGGGTGACCGGCGCGGAGGCCGAGGCCCGCTGCGACGCCGCGACCATCACCCTGAACAAGAACGCGATCCCGTACGACCCGCAGAAGCCGATGGTGGCCTCCGGCATCCGGGTGGGCACCCCGAGCGTCACCACCCAGGGCATGGGTGTCCCGGAGATGCGCCAGGTCGCCTCGCTGATCGCCCGCGCGGTACGCACCGACCCGGCGGCACCCGGCGGGGCGGACTCGCTCGCCGGGATCGCCGGCGAGGTCGCCGAGCTGGCCGCCGCCTTCCCGGCGTACCCCCGTGGCTGA
- a CDS encoding AtpZ/AtpI family protein, translating to MADDQTPRSSGGSGDVPSGAGQGWTALGYLITGMVFWGFIGWLVDQWLDTGGIATGIGVVLGMAGGIILVVRRLGTPT from the coding sequence ATGGCTGATGACCAAACCCCCCGATCCAGCGGCGGCTCAGGCGACGTTCCGTCCGGTGCCGGCCAGGGTTGGACCGCGCTCGGATACCTCATCACGGGCATGGTCTTCTGGGGTTTCATCGGCTGGCTGGTCGACCAGTGGCTCGACACCGGAGGCATCGCCACCGGGATCGGCGTCGTGCTCGGCATGGCCGGGGGAATCATCCTGGTCGTCCGCCGACTCGGCACGCCTACTTAG